In Paramisgurnus dabryanus chromosome 7, PD_genome_1.1, whole genome shotgun sequence, the following are encoded in one genomic region:
- the LOC135760706 gene encoding histone deacetylase 4-like isoform X2, translating to MTSQSSQSDSQMEQTVEILKPSAFDQIPAVELSSALPVKVPPAAIPMDLVVDATLAPDMIRHEQKLQQEVLALKHKQQVQRQLLIAEFQRQHEQLSRQHEAQLQEHMKHQQELLALKHQQELMEHQKKMEQELEKQQRDQKLQLLKNKERGQESAVASTEVKMRLQEFVLNKKKALAQRSLNHCMSNNPGYWCRQTHHSSLDQSSPPQTTISPFNQSAMGVCDSKNDFPLRKTASEPNLKLRSRLKQKVTERRSSPLLRRKNGPLSAAKKRSLDLADSACSSAPGSGPSSPNNSSQGNLCENSVNAAVLSESSLTHRLSGCDGSLYTSPSLPNITLGLPASTVNSDSECLSVSSLPISAPFLATSHIPSYLGNSDTANTHNALLHHMVLLEQSAPQSPLAAGVAAAPLQSLQKLRQHRPLGRTQSAPLPQSSQALQQLVVQQQHQQFLEKHKQHFQHLHINKMLSKPESQHQSHPEETDEDLQEQPETQTLPMNISVKQEDPDLTDEQTQEGQEVLFKQQALLLEQQRIHQLRNYQASVEAAGVSVVFPGPRPLSRAQSSPESASFISVQEQPSKNPLTTGLVYDSLMQKHQCMCGNTNVHPEHAGRIQSIWSRLQETGLRSRCECIRGRKATLEELQTVHSEAHVMLYGTNPLRQKLDSSVISMFVRLPCGGIGVDSDTVWNEVHSASAARLAVGSVVELVFKVASGELKNGFAVVRPPGHHAEESTPMGFCYFNSIAIAAKLLQQRLNVNKILIVDWDVHHGNGTQQAFYNDPNVLYISLHRYDDGNFFPGSGAPEEVGSGLGVGFNINMAFTGGLDPPMGDAEYLAAFRTVVMPISNEFAPDIVLVSAGFDAVDGHPPPLGGYKLTSKCLGYLTKQLMGLAGGRVVLALEGGHDLKAICDASEACVSALLGIELEPLSSEVLMQRPNENAVSSIEKVLETHSKYWRSVQPFISSVSFSLKEAQRGESEENETVTAMASLSVAVMEKRTEDEPMEEEPPM from the exons ATGACATCACAATCAAGTCAATCAG ACTCTCAGATGGAGCAGACCGTGGAAATTCTGAAGCCCTCGGCATTTGATCAGATTCCTGCAG TTGAACTGAGTTCGGCTCTGCCCGTAAAAGTTCCGCCTGCCGCCATCCCCATGGATCTGGTTGTGGACGCGACCCTTGCACCGGACATGATACGCCACGAACAGAAGCTGCAGCAGGAGGTTTTGGCTCTCAAACACAAGCAGCAAGTGCAGCGGCAGCTTCTTATCGCTGAATTTCAGCGGCAACATGAGCAGCTGTCGCGCCAGCATGAGGCCCAGTTACAGGAGCACATGAAG CACCAGCAGGAGCTTCTCGCTCTTAAACATCAGCAGGAGCTCATGGAGCACCAGAAGAAGATGGAGCAGGAGCTGGAAAAACAGCAACGAGACCAAAAACTTCAGCTTCTCAAGAACAAAGAACGTGGGCAAGAAA GTGCAGTAGCGAGTACAGAAGTAAAGATGCGCCTGCAGGAGTTTGTTCTGAATAAGAAGAAAGCACTTGCTCAACGCAGTCTCAACCACTGCATGTCCAACAATCCAGGCTACTGGTGCAG GCAAACTCATCACAGTTCTTTAGATCAAAGTTCCCCGCCTCAGACCACCATCAGCCCCTTTAACCAATCTGCCATGGGTGTCTGCGACTCAAAGAACGACTTTCCACTTCGTAAAACAG CGTCTGAACCAAACCTGAAGCTGCGCTCTCGTCTGAAGCAGAAGGTGACCGAGAGGAGGAGCAGCCCGCTTCTGCGGCGGAAAAACGGTCCCCTCAGCGCAGCGAAGAAACGTTCTCTGGATCTTGCAG ATTCGGCATGTAGCAGCGCACCTGGATCTGGGCCGAGCTCCCCAAACAACAGCTCGCAGGGAAACTTGTGTGAGAACAGTGTCAACGCAGCCGTTTTGAGCGAG TCGTCTTTAACTCACAGGTTATCTGGATGTGATGGGTCGCTGTACACGTCTCCTTCATTACCCAACATCACCCTGGGCCTCCCTGCCTCCACTGTCAACAGT GACAGTGAATGTTTGTCTGTGTCCAGTTTACCCATAAGTGCTCCATTCCTGGCCACCTCTCACATTCCTTCATATCTTGGCAATTCTGACACTGCAAATACCCATAATGCACTGTTGCACCACATGGTTCTTCTGGAGCAATCTGCTCCACAAAGCCCTTTAGCTGCTG GTGTTGCAGCAGCTCCACTGCAGTCTCTACAGAAGCTGCGTCAACACAGACCGCTGGGCCGCACGCAGTCCGCTCCTCTTCCTCAGAGCTCTCAGGCTCTTCAACAGCTGGTGGTCCAACAGCAGCACCAGCAGTTCCTGGAGAAACACAAACAGCACTTCCAACATCTCCACATCAACAAG ATGTTGAGCAAACCTGAGAGTCAGCACCAGAGTCACCCCGAGGAGACTGATGAAGATCTACAGGAACAGCCAGAAACACAAACTCTTCCCATGAATATCAGTGTTAAACAGGAAGATCCTGATCTCACAGACGAGCAGACGCAGGAGGGACAAGAAGTGCTTTTTAAACag cAGGCTCTTCTGTTGGAGCAGCAGAGGATTCATCAGCTGAGGAACTATCAGGCATCAGTGGAGGCAGCAGGTGTGTCAGTCGTTTTCCCAGGGCCCCGCCCCCTCTCCAGGGCCCAATCATCACCTGAATCTGCTTCATTTATCAGTGTACAGGAACAGCCTTCCAAAAATCCTTTAACCACAG GTCTGGTGTACGATTCCCTTATGCAGAAACACCAGTGCATGTGTGGTAACACAAACGTACACCCCGAACACGCCGGCCGTATTCAGAGCATTTGGTCTCGTCTGCAGGAGACAGGCCTGCGCAGTCGGTGTGAG TGTATTCGTGGAAGAAAAGCCACATTAGAGGAGCTACAAACAGTTCATTCTGAGGCACATGTCATGCTGTACGGGACCAACCCACTGCGACAAAAACTGGACA GTTCTGTCATATCCATGTTTGTCAGGTTGCCATGTGGCGGTATTGGG GTGGACAGCGACACCGTCTGGAATGAAGTTCACTCTGCGAGCGCAGCGCGTCTGGCCGTCGGCTCCGTAGTTGAGCTCGTCTTTAAAGTCGCGTCGGGAGAGCTGAAG AACGGTTTCGCTGTGGTCCGGCCTCCAGGACACCATGCGGAGGAGAGCACGCCGAT GGGCTTTTGTTACTTTAACTCCATTGCCATAGCGGCTAAACTCCTGCAACAAAGACTAAATGTCAACAAAATTCTTATTGTTGATTGG GATGTTCATCATGGCAATGGAACTCAGCAAGCGTTTTACAATGATCctaatgttctttacatttcGCTTCATCGTTACGACGATGGGAATTTCTTCCCAGGCAGCGGTGCTCCCGAAGAG GTGGGCAGTGGACTAGGAGTCGGTTTCAACATTAATATGGCGTTTACCGGGGGGTTGGATCCACCAATGGGTGATGCTGAATATCTGGCTGCTTTTAG GACAGTGGTTATGCCAATCTCAAATGAGTTTGCCCCGGATATAGTTCTGGTATCGGCAGGTTTTGACGCTGTGGACGGACACCCTCCTCCCCTGGGGGGTTATAAACTGACCTCCAAAT GTTTGGGATACCTGACTAAACAGCTGATGGGATTGGCTGGGGGTCGTGTGGTGCTGGCACTGGAAGGAGGTCATGACCTTAAGGCCATATGCGATGCTTCAGAGGCTTGCGTGTCTGCGCTGCTGGGAATTGAG CTAGAGCCGCTTTCATCTGAGGTTCTGATGCAGAGACCCAATGAGAACGCTGTAAGCTCCATAGAGAAAGTTCTAGAAACTCACA GCAAGTACTGGAGGTCGGTGCAACCGTTCATCTCCAGTGTTAGCTTCTCTCTGAAGGAAGCTCAGAGGGGAGAATCTGAGGAAAATGAAACTGTGACAGCGATGGCATCGTTGTCTGTGGCCGTCATGGAGAAAAG AACTGAAGATGAACCCATGGAGGAGGAGCCGCCCATGTAA
- the LOC135760706 gene encoding histone deacetylase 4-like isoform X1 codes for MTSQSSQSDSQMEQTVEILKPSAFDQIPAVELSSALPVKVPPAAIPMDLVVDATLAPDMIRHEQKLQQEVLALKHKQQVQRQLLIAEFQRQHEQLSRQHEAQLQEHMKHQQELLALKHQQELMEHQKKMEQELEKQQRDQKLQLLKNKERGQESAVASTEVKMRLQEFVLNKKKALAQRSLNHCMSNNPGYWCRQTHHSSLDQSSPPQTTISPFNQSAMGVCDSKNDFPLRKTASEPNLKLRSRLKQKVTERRSSPLLRRKNGPLSAAKKRSLDLADSACSSAPGSGPSSPNNSSQGNLCENSVNAAVLSESSLTHRLSGCDGSLYTSPSLPNITLGLPASTVNSQDSECLSVSSLPISAPFLATSHIPSYLGNSDTANTHNALLHHMVLLEQSAPQSPLAAGVAAAPLQSLQKLRQHRPLGRTQSAPLPQSSQALQQLVVQQQHQQFLEKHKQHFQHLHINKMLSKPESQHQSHPEETDEDLQEQPETQTLPMNISVKQEDPDLTDEQTQEGQEVLFKQQALLLEQQRIHQLRNYQASVEAAGVSVVFPGPRPLSRAQSSPESASFISVQEQPSKNPLTTGLVYDSLMQKHQCMCGNTNVHPEHAGRIQSIWSRLQETGLRSRCECIRGRKATLEELQTVHSEAHVMLYGTNPLRQKLDSSVISMFVRLPCGGIGVDSDTVWNEVHSASAARLAVGSVVELVFKVASGELKNGFAVVRPPGHHAEESTPMGFCYFNSIAIAAKLLQQRLNVNKILIVDWDVHHGNGTQQAFYNDPNVLYISLHRYDDGNFFPGSGAPEEVGSGLGVGFNINMAFTGGLDPPMGDAEYLAAFRTVVMPISNEFAPDIVLVSAGFDAVDGHPPPLGGYKLTSKCLGYLTKQLMGLAGGRVVLALEGGHDLKAICDASEACVSALLGIELEPLSSEVLMQRPNENAVSSIEKVLETHSKYWRSVQPFISSVSFSLKEAQRGESEENETVTAMASLSVAVMEKRTEDEPMEEEPPM; via the exons ATGACATCACAATCAAGTCAATCAG ACTCTCAGATGGAGCAGACCGTGGAAATTCTGAAGCCCTCGGCATTTGATCAGATTCCTGCAG TTGAACTGAGTTCGGCTCTGCCCGTAAAAGTTCCGCCTGCCGCCATCCCCATGGATCTGGTTGTGGACGCGACCCTTGCACCGGACATGATACGCCACGAACAGAAGCTGCAGCAGGAGGTTTTGGCTCTCAAACACAAGCAGCAAGTGCAGCGGCAGCTTCTTATCGCTGAATTTCAGCGGCAACATGAGCAGCTGTCGCGCCAGCATGAGGCCCAGTTACAGGAGCACATGAAG CACCAGCAGGAGCTTCTCGCTCTTAAACATCAGCAGGAGCTCATGGAGCACCAGAAGAAGATGGAGCAGGAGCTGGAAAAACAGCAACGAGACCAAAAACTTCAGCTTCTCAAGAACAAAGAACGTGGGCAAGAAA GTGCAGTAGCGAGTACAGAAGTAAAGATGCGCCTGCAGGAGTTTGTTCTGAATAAGAAGAAAGCACTTGCTCAACGCAGTCTCAACCACTGCATGTCCAACAATCCAGGCTACTGGTGCAG GCAAACTCATCACAGTTCTTTAGATCAAAGTTCCCCGCCTCAGACCACCATCAGCCCCTTTAACCAATCTGCCATGGGTGTCTGCGACTCAAAGAACGACTTTCCACTTCGTAAAACAG CGTCTGAACCAAACCTGAAGCTGCGCTCTCGTCTGAAGCAGAAGGTGACCGAGAGGAGGAGCAGCCCGCTTCTGCGGCGGAAAAACGGTCCCCTCAGCGCAGCGAAGAAACGTTCTCTGGATCTTGCAG ATTCGGCATGTAGCAGCGCACCTGGATCTGGGCCGAGCTCCCCAAACAACAGCTCGCAGGGAAACTTGTGTGAGAACAGTGTCAACGCAGCCGTTTTGAGCGAG TCGTCTTTAACTCACAGGTTATCTGGATGTGATGGGTCGCTGTACACGTCTCCTTCATTACCCAACATCACCCTGGGCCTCCCTGCCTCCACTGTCAACAGT CAGGACAGTGAATGTTTGTCTGTGTCCAGTTTACCCATAAGTGCTCCATTCCTGGCCACCTCTCACATTCCTTCATATCTTGGCAATTCTGACACTGCAAATACCCATAATGCACTGTTGCACCACATGGTTCTTCTGGAGCAATCTGCTCCACAAAGCCCTTTAGCTGCTG GTGTTGCAGCAGCTCCACTGCAGTCTCTACAGAAGCTGCGTCAACACAGACCGCTGGGCCGCACGCAGTCCGCTCCTCTTCCTCAGAGCTCTCAGGCTCTTCAACAGCTGGTGGTCCAACAGCAGCACCAGCAGTTCCTGGAGAAACACAAACAGCACTTCCAACATCTCCACATCAACAAG ATGTTGAGCAAACCTGAGAGTCAGCACCAGAGTCACCCCGAGGAGACTGATGAAGATCTACAGGAACAGCCAGAAACACAAACTCTTCCCATGAATATCAGTGTTAAACAGGAAGATCCTGATCTCACAGACGAGCAGACGCAGGAGGGACAAGAAGTGCTTTTTAAACag cAGGCTCTTCTGTTGGAGCAGCAGAGGATTCATCAGCTGAGGAACTATCAGGCATCAGTGGAGGCAGCAGGTGTGTCAGTCGTTTTCCCAGGGCCCCGCCCCCTCTCCAGGGCCCAATCATCACCTGAATCTGCTTCATTTATCAGTGTACAGGAACAGCCTTCCAAAAATCCTTTAACCACAG GTCTGGTGTACGATTCCCTTATGCAGAAACACCAGTGCATGTGTGGTAACACAAACGTACACCCCGAACACGCCGGCCGTATTCAGAGCATTTGGTCTCGTCTGCAGGAGACAGGCCTGCGCAGTCGGTGTGAG TGTATTCGTGGAAGAAAAGCCACATTAGAGGAGCTACAAACAGTTCATTCTGAGGCACATGTCATGCTGTACGGGACCAACCCACTGCGACAAAAACTGGACA GTTCTGTCATATCCATGTTTGTCAGGTTGCCATGTGGCGGTATTGGG GTGGACAGCGACACCGTCTGGAATGAAGTTCACTCTGCGAGCGCAGCGCGTCTGGCCGTCGGCTCCGTAGTTGAGCTCGTCTTTAAAGTCGCGTCGGGAGAGCTGAAG AACGGTTTCGCTGTGGTCCGGCCTCCAGGACACCATGCGGAGGAGAGCACGCCGAT GGGCTTTTGTTACTTTAACTCCATTGCCATAGCGGCTAAACTCCTGCAACAAAGACTAAATGTCAACAAAATTCTTATTGTTGATTGG GATGTTCATCATGGCAATGGAACTCAGCAAGCGTTTTACAATGATCctaatgttctttacatttcGCTTCATCGTTACGACGATGGGAATTTCTTCCCAGGCAGCGGTGCTCCCGAAGAG GTGGGCAGTGGACTAGGAGTCGGTTTCAACATTAATATGGCGTTTACCGGGGGGTTGGATCCACCAATGGGTGATGCTGAATATCTGGCTGCTTTTAG GACAGTGGTTATGCCAATCTCAAATGAGTTTGCCCCGGATATAGTTCTGGTATCGGCAGGTTTTGACGCTGTGGACGGACACCCTCCTCCCCTGGGGGGTTATAAACTGACCTCCAAAT GTTTGGGATACCTGACTAAACAGCTGATGGGATTGGCTGGGGGTCGTGTGGTGCTGGCACTGGAAGGAGGTCATGACCTTAAGGCCATATGCGATGCTTCAGAGGCTTGCGTGTCTGCGCTGCTGGGAATTGAG CTAGAGCCGCTTTCATCTGAGGTTCTGATGCAGAGACCCAATGAGAACGCTGTAAGCTCCATAGAGAAAGTTCTAGAAACTCACA GCAAGTACTGGAGGTCGGTGCAACCGTTCATCTCCAGTGTTAGCTTCTCTCTGAAGGAAGCTCAGAGGGGAGAATCTGAGGAAAATGAAACTGTGACAGCGATGGCATCGTTGTCTGTGGCCGTCATGGAGAAAAG AACTGAAGATGAACCCATGGAGGAGGAGCCGCCCATGTAA